A genomic region of Oryza glaberrima chromosome 1, OglaRS2, whole genome shotgun sequence contains the following coding sequences:
- the LOC127758018 gene encoding protein TOO MANY MOUTHS has protein sequence MVASALSATAAAAVVVAVVAVLVAVCRGEFTVVVPDSSSSAALVNAPQTGLSDRARTDPAEQRAVQEVMAATGNGWASGIADVCRGRWHGIECVPDRGEVYHVVSLSFGALSDDTAFPACDAARATLSPAVLALPHLRSLFFYRCFTANPQPVPAFLGRLGPAFRSLVLRENGHVGAIPPELGNLTALRVLDLHGNNLTSAIPATVQSLAHLQLLDLSYNQLAGEVPPFKFQHLSILDLSHNALQGGVPASLGQCRSLLKFDLSQNRFAGTIPDALGDLSDLILLDLSHNALSGPIPAALGRLSSLRSLILGDNRMQFTTVPGDIFAGLRALTTLVLSGMGLEGSLPESIGELGHLRVLRLDNNEFTGVIPASFRRLERASELRVDGNRLVGPIPFGKEMMWRLGKKLRVGGNEGLCYDAKQQGLEGVVALAGVADCDSVRSRTTQHLGGRLRNTGGLPAAAAAAPSVGVGAGVCVGSWHVFVGVLVSLHLARL, from the coding sequence ATGGTGGCCTCTGCGCtctccgcgacggcggcggcggcggtggtggtggccgtcgTGGCGGTGCTGGTTGCGGTGTGCAGGGGGGAGTTCACGGTGGTGGTGCcggactcgtcgtcgtcggcggcgctggTGAACGCGCCGCAGACGGGGCTGTCGGACCGGGCGCGCACCGACCCGGCGGAGCAGCGCGCGGTGCAGGaggtgatggcggcgacggggaaCGGGTGGGCGTCGGGCATCGCCGACGTGTGCCGCGGGCGGTGGCACGGCATCGAGTGCGTGCCCGACCGCGGGGAGGTGTACCACGTCGTGTCGCTCTCCTTCGGCGCGCTCTCCGACGACACCGCCTTCCCGGCGTGCGACGCGGCGCGGGCCACGCTGTCGCCGGCCGTGCTCGCGCTGCCGCACCTCAGGTCGCTCTTCTTCTACCGATGCTTCACGGCCAACCCGCAGCCCGTCCCGGCGTTCCTCGGCCGCCTCGGCCCGGCGTTCCGTTCGCTGGTGCTCCGGGAGAACGGCCACGTCGGGGCgatcccgccggagctcgggAACCTGACGGCGCTGCGGGTGCTCGACCTCCATGGCAACAACCTCACATCCGCCATCCCAGCCACCGTCCAGTCCCTCGCGCACCTCCAGCTTCTCGACCTGAGCTACAaccagctcgccggcgaggtgccACCCTTCAAGTTCCAGCACCTAAGCATCCTGGACCTCAGCCACAACGCGCTGCAGGGCGGCGTCCCGGCGAGCCTAGGGCAATGCCGTTCGCTGCTCAAGTTCGACCTCAGCCAGAACCGCTTCGCCGGCACGATCCCCGACGCGCTCGGCGACCTGTCCGACCTCATCCTGCTCGACCTCAGCCACAACGCGCTGTCCGGCCCGATCCCGGCGGCGCTCGGCAGGCTGTCGTCGCTGCGGTCGCTCATCCTCGGCGACAACCGGATGCAGTTCACGACGGTCCCCGGCGACATCTTCGCCGGGCTCAGGGCGCTGACGACGCTGGTCCTCTCCGGCATGGGGCTGGAAGGGTCGTTGCCGGAGTCGATCGGGGAGCTGGGCCACCTCCGGGTGCTGCGGCTGGACAACAACGAGTTCACCGGGGTGATCCCGGCGAGCTTCCGGCGGCTGGAGCGGGCGAGCGAGCTCCGCGTGGACGGCAACCGGCTGGTGGGGCCGATCCCGTTCGGGAAGGAGATGATGTGGCGGCTAGGCAAGAAGCTCCGCGTCGGCGGCAACGAGGGGCTCTGCTACGACGCCAAGCAGCAGGGCCTTGAGGGCGTCGTCGCGCTGGCCGGCGTCGCCGACTGCGACAGCGTCAGGAGCCGCACGACGCAGCACCTGGGAGGCCGCCTGAGGAACACCGGcggcttgccggcggcggcggctgctgctcccagcgtcggcgtcggcgcgggcgtTTGTGTCGGGAGTTGGCACGTTTTCGTCGGCGTTCTCGTGTCGCTGCACCTTGCGAGGTTGTAA
- the LOC127760289 gene encoding S-type anion channel SLAH2-like isoform X2 yields the protein MEFGNDVRIRMDGGVHGESEQSSGEAALPRLLIEVPSQVIDGFDCVGGGGDATATATLSEQSKELEMLGEEKDVVISIPAPVYAPRSVSVSAAYEHEGAQIPYSVSLSMPASPSGFHFSQFGMAAAKAKAVHRDEARVAPAETRFDDAHPPAVGRVQAHSPRLLLNQTRFHSQPILHLSKNDETTRRCDSTRDKRFDQFKTFSGRLERQLSTLRGRPAQEHMTNGEGAPEPNIAEEETEQVPGADRYFDALEGPELETLRATETTVLPKDEKWPFLLRFPISAFGMCLGVSSQAMLWKTLASAPPTSFLHVSPVVNHVLWWISLALMGFVSFIYLLKVVFYFEAVRREFYHPIRANFFFAPWIACLFLVQGVPRPVTEVHHGVWYALMAPIFCLELKIYGQWMSGGQRRLSKVANPSNHLSIVGNFVGALLGAKMGLREGPIFFFAVGLAHYMVLFVTLYQRLPTNVTLPKELHPVFFLFVAAPSVASMAWAKILGEFDYGARIAYFIALFLYMSLAVRINFFRGFRFSLAWWAYTFPMTGAAIATITYATEVTNVLTRALSIGLSGIATVTVAGLLVTTMFHAFVLKDLFPNDVSIAITRKKPKFSKILAHFRSSSSDMKEYVLSISKPPSSDSDSSVSSKATTVTDPSVTRVKAEP from the exons ATGGAGTTCGGCAACGACGTCCGGATCAGAATGGACGGTGGTGTGCACGGGGAGAGCGAGCAATCGTCCGGGGAAGCCGCTCTCCCGCGGCTGCTGATCGAGGTCCCCTCGCAGGTCATCGACGGCTTCGactgcgtcggcggcggtggcgacgccacggccacggccacgctCAGCGAGCAGAGCAAGGAACTCGAAATGCTGGGCGAGGAGAAGGACGTCGTGATTAGCATCCCGGCGCCGGTGTACGCTCCACGATCCGTGTCGGTGTCGGCGGCGTACGAACACGAGGGCGCGCAGATACCGTACTCCGTGTCGCTGAGCATGCCGGCGTCGCCATCGGGGTTCCACTTCTCGCAGttcgggatggcggcggcgaaggcgaaggcCGTCCACCGCGACGAGGCCCGCGTGGCGCCGGCGGAGACCAGGTTCGACGACGCGCACCCGCCGGCGGTGGGGCGAGTGCAGGCACACTCCCCGCGGCTGCTGCTGAATCAGACGCGGTTCCACTCGCAGCCCATCCTGCACCTGTCCAAGAACGACGAGACGACGCGGCGGTGCGACAGCACGCGCGACAAGCGGTTCGACCAGTTCAAGACCTTCTCCGGCCGCCTCGAGCGGCAGCTCTCCACCCtgcgcggccggccggcgcagGAGCACATGACCAACGGCGAGGGCGCCCCCGAGCCGAACATCGCCGAGGAGGAGACGGAGCAGGTCCCCGGCGCCGACCGCTACTTCGACGCCCTGGAGGGCCCCGAGCTGGAGACGCTGAGGGCGACGGAGACGACGGTGCTGCCCAAGGACGAGAAGTGGCCGTTCCTGCTGCGGTTCCCGATCAGCGCGTTCGGGATGTGCCTCGGGGTGAGCAGCCAGGCGATGCTGTGGAAGACgctggcgtcggcgccgccgacgtcgttCCTGCACGTCAGCCCGGTGGTGAACCACGTGCTGTGGTGGATCTCGCTGGCGCTGATGGGGTTCGTCTCCTTCATCTACCTGCTCAAGGTCGTTTTCTACTTCGAGGCGGTGCGGCGGGAGTTCTACCACCCGATCCGCGCCAACTTCTTCTTCGCGCCGTGGATCGCCTGCCTCTTCCTCGTCCAGGGCGTGCCGCGGCCGGTGACGGAGGTGCACCACGGCGTCTGGTACGCGCTCATGGCGCCCATCTTCTGCCTGGAGCTCAAAATCTACGGGCAGTGGATGtccggcggccagcggcggctgTCCAAGGTGGCGAACCCGTCCAACCACCTCTCCATCGTCGGAAACTTCGTCGGCGCGCTGCTCGGCGCCAAGATGGGGCTCCGCGAGGGccccatcttcttcttcgccgtcggcctcgcccaCTACATGGTCCTCTTCGTCACGCTCTACCAGCGCCTCCCCACCAATGTCACCCTCCCCAAGGAGCTCCAccccgtcttcttcctcttcgtcGCCGCCCCCAGCGTCGCCTCCATGGCCTGGGCCAAGATCCTCGGCGAGTTCGACTACGGCGCCCGCATCGCCTACTTCATCGCCCTCTTCCTCTACATGTCACTG GCTGTGAGGATCAACTTCTTCAGGGGATTCAGATTCTCGCTGGCGTGGTGGGCGTACACGTTCCCGATGACCGGCGCGGCGATCGCGACGATCACGTACGCGACGGAGGTGACCAACGTGCTGACGAGGGCGCTCTCCATCGGCCTCTCCGGCATCgccaccgtcaccgtcgccggcctGCTGGTCACCACCATGTTCCACGCCTTCGTGCTCAAGGACCTCTTCCCCAACGACGTCTCCATCGCCATCACCCGCAAGAAGCCCAAGTTCAGCAAGATCCTCGCGCACTTCCGCTCATCCAGCTCCGACATGAAGGAGTATGTGCTCTCCATCTCCAAGCCGCCCAGCTCCGACTCCGACTCGTCGGTGTCGTCCAAGGCCACCACCGTGACCGATCCGTCGGTGACCAGAGTCAAGGCGGAGCCCTAA
- the LOC127760289 gene encoding S-type anion channel SLAH2-like isoform X1: protein MLNACREVERNPGFVNGMEFGNDVRIRMDGGVHGESEQSSGEAALPRLLIEVPSQVIDGFDCVGGGGDATATATLSEQSKELEMLGEEKDVVISIPAPVYAPRSVSVSAAYEHEGAQIPYSVSLSMPASPSGFHFSQFGMAAAKAKAVHRDEARVAPAETRFDDAHPPAVGRVQAHSPRLLLNQTRFHSQPILHLSKNDETTRRCDSTRDKRFDQFKTFSGRLERQLSTLRGRPAQEHMTNGEGAPEPNIAEEETEQVPGADRYFDALEGPELETLRATETTVLPKDEKWPFLLRFPISAFGMCLGVSSQAMLWKTLASAPPTSFLHVSPVVNHVLWWISLALMGFVSFIYLLKVVFYFEAVRREFYHPIRANFFFAPWIACLFLVQGVPRPVTEVHHGVWYALMAPIFCLELKIYGQWMSGGQRRLSKVANPSNHLSIVGNFVGALLGAKMGLREGPIFFFAVGLAHYMVLFVTLYQRLPTNVTLPKELHPVFFLFVAAPSVASMAWAKILGEFDYGARIAYFIALFLYMSLAVRINFFRGFRFSLAWWAYTFPMTGAAIATITYATEVTNVLTRALSIGLSGIATVTVAGLLVTTMFHAFVLKDLFPNDVSIAITRKKPKFSKILAHFRSSSSDMKEYVLSISKPPSSDSDSSVSSKATTVTDPSVTRVKAEP, encoded by the exons ATGCTGAACGCGTGTAGAGAAGTAGAGAGAAATCCAG GTTTCGTGAACGGTATGGAGTTCGGCAACGACGTCCGGATCAGAATGGACGGTGGTGTGCACGGGGAGAGCGAGCAATCGTCCGGGGAAGCCGCTCTCCCGCGGCTGCTGATCGAGGTCCCCTCGCAGGTCATCGACGGCTTCGactgcgtcggcggcggtggcgacgccacggccacggccacgctCAGCGAGCAGAGCAAGGAACTCGAAATGCTGGGCGAGGAGAAGGACGTCGTGATTAGCATCCCGGCGCCGGTGTACGCTCCACGATCCGTGTCGGTGTCGGCGGCGTACGAACACGAGGGCGCGCAGATACCGTACTCCGTGTCGCTGAGCATGCCGGCGTCGCCATCGGGGTTCCACTTCTCGCAGttcgggatggcggcggcgaaggcgaaggcCGTCCACCGCGACGAGGCCCGCGTGGCGCCGGCGGAGACCAGGTTCGACGACGCGCACCCGCCGGCGGTGGGGCGAGTGCAGGCACACTCCCCGCGGCTGCTGCTGAATCAGACGCGGTTCCACTCGCAGCCCATCCTGCACCTGTCCAAGAACGACGAGACGACGCGGCGGTGCGACAGCACGCGCGACAAGCGGTTCGACCAGTTCAAGACCTTCTCCGGCCGCCTCGAGCGGCAGCTCTCCACCCtgcgcggccggccggcgcagGAGCACATGACCAACGGCGAGGGCGCCCCCGAGCCGAACATCGCCGAGGAGGAGACGGAGCAGGTCCCCGGCGCCGACCGCTACTTCGACGCCCTGGAGGGCCCCGAGCTGGAGACGCTGAGGGCGACGGAGACGACGGTGCTGCCCAAGGACGAGAAGTGGCCGTTCCTGCTGCGGTTCCCGATCAGCGCGTTCGGGATGTGCCTCGGGGTGAGCAGCCAGGCGATGCTGTGGAAGACgctggcgtcggcgccgccgacgtcgttCCTGCACGTCAGCCCGGTGGTGAACCACGTGCTGTGGTGGATCTCGCTGGCGCTGATGGGGTTCGTCTCCTTCATCTACCTGCTCAAGGTCGTTTTCTACTTCGAGGCGGTGCGGCGGGAGTTCTACCACCCGATCCGCGCCAACTTCTTCTTCGCGCCGTGGATCGCCTGCCTCTTCCTCGTCCAGGGCGTGCCGCGGCCGGTGACGGAGGTGCACCACGGCGTCTGGTACGCGCTCATGGCGCCCATCTTCTGCCTGGAGCTCAAAATCTACGGGCAGTGGATGtccggcggccagcggcggctgTCCAAGGTGGCGAACCCGTCCAACCACCTCTCCATCGTCGGAAACTTCGTCGGCGCGCTGCTCGGCGCCAAGATGGGGCTCCGCGAGGGccccatcttcttcttcgccgtcggcctcgcccaCTACATGGTCCTCTTCGTCACGCTCTACCAGCGCCTCCCCACCAATGTCACCCTCCCCAAGGAGCTCCAccccgtcttcttcctcttcgtcGCCGCCCCCAGCGTCGCCTCCATGGCCTGGGCCAAGATCCTCGGCGAGTTCGACTACGGCGCCCGCATCGCCTACTTCATCGCCCTCTTCCTCTACATGTCACTG GCTGTGAGGATCAACTTCTTCAGGGGATTCAGATTCTCGCTGGCGTGGTGGGCGTACACGTTCCCGATGACCGGCGCGGCGATCGCGACGATCACGTACGCGACGGAGGTGACCAACGTGCTGACGAGGGCGCTCTCCATCGGCCTCTCCGGCATCgccaccgtcaccgtcgccggcctGCTGGTCACCACCATGTTCCACGCCTTCGTGCTCAAGGACCTCTTCCCCAACGACGTCTCCATCGCCATCACCCGCAAGAAGCCCAAGTTCAGCAAGATCCTCGCGCACTTCCGCTCATCCAGCTCCGACATGAAGGAGTATGTGCTCTCCATCTCCAAGCCGCCCAGCTCCGACTCCGACTCGTCGGTGTCGTCCAAGGCCACCACCGTGACCGATCCGTCGGTGACCAGAGTCAAGGCGGAGCCCTAA